Within the Marixanthomonas sp. SCSIO 43207 genome, the region CGGTCGTTATCAACATATGGTTCTTTAGCAATCTCATCAATTGCTGATAGGTAATCATCCATTACTTGACCGCCCCAATCCTTGCTAATGGCTTCATTCCATTCCACGCCGTGACCCGGCATACCGCGACGGTTAGGTGCTACTACAATATAACCTTGAGATGCCATTAATTGAAAGTTCCAACGGTACGAATAAAACTGTGATAAAGGTGATTGCGGTCCACCTTGTGCATAGAGTAACGTTGGATATTTTTTTGAAGCATCAAAATTAGGTGGTAAAATAACCCAAACCAACATTTCTTTACCATCGGTGGTGGTTACCATTCGTTTTTCAACTTTTGGTAGGTCGATGCTGTTGTATAAATCTAAATTTATACTCGTTAACTGCTTAAAAGTGCTGTCTTTTAAATTGTAACTGAAAATTTCTGCGGCGTGATTCATATCGGTTCTAGTAACCAATAGTGTATTATTTTTATGAGCAATTATACTTGTAACATCAAATTGACCTTTTGACAGTTGTTTTACAACCGGAGCTACTCGTTTTTTACCTGGGTAGTTTACTTTAAAAAGCTGAATAGTTCCATCAACTGGAGCTGTGAAATAAACCTCATTGGCAGTATTGCTCCAAAGGAAACTTCGTACAGTTCCATCCCATTTTTCAGTTAAATTCTGCTTAACACCATCTTTTAAAACGATTATATCATTTTTATCACTTTCATAGCCATCCATTTTCATCTGTAACCAAGCCAAAGCTCCTTTTGAAGAAAACGCAGGATTAGTATCATAGCCTTTGTTTTCTTTGGTAATATTTTCAGTGGTTTTTGATGCTAAGTTATATTTATAAATATCGGTATTCGTGCTAGTAGCATACTCTTTACCTTTTAGTTTTTTGCTTACATAATAAATGTTTTTACTGTCTGGCGACCAAATATAATCTTCGTCGCCACCAAACGGACGTTGAGGTGTGTGGTAAGGCTGTTTTGGCATAATATCTGTGCCGGTAGCATTATCATTATTTGTTGGCTTGTAAAAAACATGATTGTAACTTCCGTTTTGCCAAGTATCCCAGTGACGAATGTCTAAGTCGCTAAAAATATATGCATTTGATTTGTTTAAATTTCCATAAACATCTTTTGCTTCAATATCTTCAATATGAACTTCCTTGTCAAATAGTAAAAAAGCACCATCTGGTGAAACATTTTTATCTTTAGCGTTGGTGTCTTCCTTATTTATTTCAACAATAGTACCTCCGCCAACAGGCATTCTATAATATTTACTATCAAAATCATTCTGTTCTATATTGGGAATATTTACCTTAAAAAAGATAGTTGATTCATCTTTATCAAGCCCTAAAACACTTAGGCGTTTTACCTGCCAGAGCAACTCTGGTGTCATTGTTTGTTGTGCTGTCATTAAACTACTACTCAATACTAAACTTAAAATTAATAATGCTTTTTTCATACCTGCTTTTTTTTATGATGAAATTGGTTTTTACTGAAATATGATTACAATCATCCATACCAACAAAGTTAATAATAACCAATGTTATTTACTTGGCGTTTCTGCTGAAAAGCTATTCAAATTTAATGAGTATCTTGTTGATGAAATTTTCAAAAGAGAAATGGCACATCATAATGAACTAGGTAAAATAGGAGAGCAACTAGCCACAGAGTTTCTTCAAAAAAAAGGGTATAGCATACTAGCAAGAAACTTTTTTTATAATAAAGCAGAAATAGACATTATTGCACAAAAAGAAGATGACACCATTGTCATGATTGAAGTTAAAACCAGAAATAGTTCTTTTTTTGGTGACCCGCAAAGTTTTGTTACTGCTAAAAAGATAAAACTGCTGGTAAAGGCTGCCAATGAATATATGATTGTGAACAACCTTGATAAAGAAGTACGGTTTGATATTATAGCAGTACTTAAAAACAAAACAACTCAAGAAATAGAACATTTTGAAAATGCTTTTTATCACTTCTGAAAAAAGGTAGCTTCTAATGGTATTTCTGTAATTTTGAAACAGGATAATCGACATATCAATATATATAGTTTCTATATATGAATACTACCAAAAAAGACATAATTCAGGCGATTGAGCAACAAAAGGAAAATCCTAATTTAAAATATCGTTTAAAAGAGCAAACCGAAACATTTACCAAACTGCTTTTTAATACACTTTTTGATTCAGAAACATCGGTTACTAAAAACCTAGATATTTTAGAAAATCTCTTTGAAGAACTAGTTGATATCGCTTGTTGGGAGCCTCAAAAGCCGTGTAAAAAACTCTGGAATTCTTATTTGAAGAAACTTCCTGAAATTTTAGAAAAGTTAAATAAAGATGCCAAAGCGTTTGTCGATAATGATCCTGCAGCCAACTCTATAGAAGAGGTTTATTTATCATATCCAGGGTTTTACGCAATAGTTATATATCGCTTGAGTCATGAGCTATATAAATTTGGAATGCCTTTGGTACCAAGACTTATGAGTGAATACGCACATCATGTCTCTGGAGCAGATATCAACCCCGGAGCAAATATTGGAGAATCCTTTTTTCTAGATCATGCAACAGGAACAGTAATTGGAGAAACAACTATTATTAAAAATAACGTAAAAATATATCAAGGTGTAACCTTGGGGGCGCTCTCTGTAGCAAGAGAATTAAGAAATATAAAAAGGCATCCAACCGTTGAAGAAAATGTTGTTATTTATGCCAATGCAACTATTTTGGGTGGAAAAACTACAATTGGTAAAAACAGCATTATAGGAGGAAATACCTGGATTACAGATTCTATTCCGGCAAATTCAATTGTATCAAACACCAATGAAGTTAAAATTAAAACAACAGAAAATGTTTAAAAACATTACCGATTTTATAGGAAATACGCCATTAATTGAAGCTCAATCTTTAATTAAAAACCCAAATATCACATTACTTTTAAAAATGGAAGGGCACAATCCCGGCGGAAGTGTAAAAGATAGAGCAGCGTTTAATATGATTAAGTCTGCGCTTGATAGAGGTGATATTGATAAAAATTCAAAGCTTATTGAAGCTACAAGTGGTAACACAGGTATTGCACTGGCCATGATTGCCGGAATCTTTAAGCTGAACATAGAGCTTGTAATGCCTGAAAACTCTACAAAAGAGCGAGTACAAACTATGAGAGCCTATGGAGCAAAAGTTACATTAACATCTTCAGATATAGGAATAGAAGGCGCAAGGGATTATGCAGAACAAAAAGTAGCTCAAGAAGGCTATTATTCATTTAATCAATTTGCAAATGACGATAACTGGAAGGCACACTATAAAACAACAGGTCCTGAAATTTGGAATGACACCCAAGGCAAGATAACACACTTTGTATCAGCGATGGGAACCACAGGAACTATTATGGGTACCTCTACTTACTTAAAAGAAAAAAATAATAGCATTCAAATTGTAGGAGCACAACCAACAGATGGTTCAAAAATTCCTGGGATTAGAAAATGGGAAAAAGCCTATTTGCCCAAAATATTCAATCCAAAAAAAGTAGATCAAGTAATTGATGTAAGCGAAAAAGAAGCTACCATCATGGCAAAACGATTGGCTGAAGAAGAAGGTGTTTTTTCAGGAATGAGCAGCGGCGGTAGTGTTACAGCAGCCTTAAAATTGGCCGAAACCCTAGATGGAGGTGTGATTGTAGCTATAA harbors:
- the epsC gene encoding serine O-acetyltransferase EpsC — translated: MNTTKKDIIQAIEQQKENPNLKYRLKEQTETFTKLLFNTLFDSETSVTKNLDILENLFEELVDIACWEPQKPCKKLWNSYLKKLPEILEKLNKDAKAFVDNDPAANSIEEVYLSYPGFYAIVIYRLSHELYKFGMPLVPRLMSEYAHHVSGADINPGANIGESFFLDHATGTVIGETTIIKNNVKIYQGVTLGALSVARELRNIKRHPTVEENVVIYANATILGGKTTIGKNSIIGGNTWITDSIPANSIVSNTNEVKIKTTENV
- the cysM gene encoding cysteine synthase CysM, which codes for MFKNITDFIGNTPLIEAQSLIKNPNITLLLKMEGHNPGGSVKDRAAFNMIKSALDRGDIDKNSKLIEATSGNTGIALAMIAGIFKLNIELVMPENSTKERVQTMRAYGAKVTLTSSDIGIEGARDYAEQKVAQEGYYSFNQFANDDNWKAHYKTTGPEIWNDTQGKITHFVSAMGTTGTIMGTSTYLKEKNNSIQIVGAQPTDGSKIPGIRKWEKAYLPKIFNPKKVDQVIDVSEKEATIMAKRLAEEEGVFSGMSSGGSVTAALKLAETLDGGVIVAIICDRGDRYLSSPLFDE
- a CDS encoding YraN family protein — translated: MAHHNELGKIGEQLATEFLQKKGYSILARNFFYNKAEIDIIAQKEDDTIVMIEVKTRNSSFFGDPQSFVTAKKIKLLVKAANEYMIVNNLDKEVRFDIIAVLKNKTTQEIEHFENAFYHF
- a CDS encoding S9 family peptidase, which translates into the protein MKKALLILSLVLSSSLMTAQQTMTPELLWQVKRLSVLGLDKDESTIFFKVNIPNIEQNDFDSKYYRMPVGGGTIVEINKEDTNAKDKNVSPDGAFLLFDKEVHIEDIEAKDVYGNLNKSNAYIFSDLDIRHWDTWQNGSYNHVFYKPTNNDNATGTDIMPKQPYHTPQRPFGGDEDYIWSPDSKNIYYVSKKLKGKEYATSTNTDIYKYNLASKTTENITKENKGYDTNPAFSSKGALAWLQMKMDGYESDKNDIIVLKDGVKQNLTEKWDGTVRSFLWSNTANEVYFTAPVDGTIQLFKVNYPGKKRVAPVVKQLSKGQFDVTSIIAHKNNTLLVTRTDMNHAAEIFSYNLKDSTFKQLTSINLDLYNSIDLPKVEKRMVTTTDGKEMLVWVILPPNFDASKKYPTLLYAQGGPQSPLSQFYSYRWNFQLMASQGYIVVAPNRRGMPGHGVEWNEAISKDWGGQVMDDYLSAIDEIAKEPYVDNDRLGAVGASYGGYSVFYLAGIHNNRFKSFIAHDGVFDTRSMYGTTEELFFVNHDFGGPYWDENNKTTQKAYNEFNPITKVKNWNTPILIIQGGKDYRVPIEQGLSAYQAAQLLGIKSKLLYFPDENHWILTPQNALVWQQEFFKWLKETL